A part of Cannabis sativa cultivar Pink pepper isolate KNU-18-1 chromosome 6, ASM2916894v1, whole genome shotgun sequence genomic DNA contains:
- the LOC133039350 gene encoding uncharacterized protein LOC133039350 — protein MFWLQQVPLKVKNTAWRAITGCLPTRVQLRIKKVQVPLVCPFCELYNETIFHCFVSCFFLSYVLALCWAGGEIDGVVLFGTWLRDVLNRVGADIAARVLMICWSLWNARNDIICQENFCTVSKVVESAKVYLDQWLKAQEKTNVLSLGPVYLGDRLELWTKPDIDGIKIKVDATTFDDIGKIGLGIIARDHYNVVLTFKSWCKFGVMQVEMAEAMELKEVLSWIKMMHWQKVIIEMDSLVVVQAITKR, from the exons atgttTTGGTTACAGCAAGTTCCTctaaaagtgaaaaatacagCTTGGCGAGCTATCACGGGTTGCCTTCCTACACGAGTACAACTTAGAATTAAAAAGGTACAAGTCCCTTTAGTCTGCCCTTTCTGTGAGTTGTATAATGAGACTATCTTCCATTGCTTTGTCTCGTGTTTCTTTCTCTCGTATGTGCTAGCACTTTGCTGGGCTGGGGGTGAAATTGATGGTGTTGTTTTGTTTGGCACTTGGCTGAGAGATGTATTGAATCGGGTGGGGGCTGATATTGCTGCTCGTGTTTTGATGATATGTTGGTCGTTGTGGAATGCTAGAAATGATATTATTTGCCAGGAAAATTTTTGTACAGTTTCAAAAGTTGTTGAATCTGCAAAAGTTTATCTTGATCAATGGTTGAAAGCTCAAGAGAAAACTAATGTTCTATCCTTGGGACCCGTTTACCTAGGTGACAGATTGGAGCTATGGACTAAACCAGATATTGATGGTATCAAGATCAAAGTGGATGCAACAACATTTGATGATATTGGAAAAATTGGATTGGGTATCATTGCTCGTGATCACTATAATGTTGTCTTAACGTTCAAATCCTGGTGCAAATTTGGTGTTATGCAAGTTGAGATGGCAGAAGCAATGGAGCTGAAGGAAGTTCTCAGCTGGATAAAAATGATGCATTGGCAGAAGGTTATCATTGAAATGGATAGCTTGGTGGTTGTGCAAGCG ATAACCAAGcgataa